A single genomic interval of Cucumis sativus cultivar 9930 chromosome 5, Cucumber_9930_V3, whole genome shotgun sequence harbors:
- the LOC105434409 gene encoding protein WHAT'S THIS FACTOR 9, mitochondrial — protein sequence MNNKFFSSLILQYRCQSPKLFLYHQWRGIAKVRLKWVKNRSLDHIIDTETDLKAACLLKNAIKRSSTGFITAKSIANWQKLLGLTIPVIRFIRRYPTLFHEFPHSRYANLPCFRMTDTALLLDQEEGSIHQFHESDTVERLCRVLMMMKTRTVPLQSLRPLEWDLGLPCDFERSLVPRYPDHFRLVKASNGDWCLRLKEWREEFAVSALQRSNESSGLGDAYRQFKKGCTTLAFPQSFPRGYGAQNKVKAWMEEFQKLPYISPYESCRQVDPNSDLMEKRVVGVLHELLSLTLHKKTKRNYLRSLREEMDLPHKFTRIFTRYPGIFYLSLKCKTTTVSLKEGYQRGKLVTPHPLTCLREKFYHVMKTGLLYRGRGAAMLEKEGILLNNTVEVVEDGSNTESDEIGDDECLEDDNSRVEESDSD from the coding sequence ATGAACAACAAgttcttttcctctttaattCTTCAATATCGATGCCAAAGCCCCAAGCTTTTTCTGTACCATCAATGGCGAGGAATAGCCAAGGTTCGTCTTAAATGGGTTAAGAATCGGAGTCTCGATCACATCATTGACACGGAGACCGATTTGAAGGCCGCTTGCCTTCTCAAGAACGCCATTAAGCGCTCCTCTACTGGCTTTATCACTGCCAAATCCATCGCCAACTGGCAAAAGCTACTTGGCCTCACAATCCCTGTTATTCGATTCATTCGGAGGTACCCAACTCTCTTTCACGAATTTCCTCATTCTCGTTATGCTAATCTGCCTTGCTTTCGTATGACGGATACTGCGCTATTATTAGATCAGGAAGAGGGTAGTATACATCAATTTCACGAGAGTGACACTGTTGAAAGACTTTGTAGAGTGCTTATGATGATGAAAACTAGGACTGTTCCACTTCAATCCTTGCGTCCCTTAGAATGGGATCTTGGTCTGCCATGTGATTTTGAGAGGTCATTGGTTCCAAGGTATCCAGATCATTTTCGATTAGTGAAGGCCTCCAATGGGGATTGGTGTCTCCGGCTTAAGGAATGGCGGGAGGAATTTGCAGTTTCAGCCTTGCAAAGGAGCAATGAGAGTTCTGGATTGGGGGATGCATATAGGCAATTCAAAAAGGGGTGTACCACATTGGCTTTTCCTCAGAGTTTTCCAAGGGGATATGGGGCACAAAATAAGGTAAAGGCTTGGATGGAAGAGTTTCAGAAGTTACCTTACATTTCTCCATATGAGAGTTGTAGGCAGGTCGATCCCAACAGTGATCTCATGGAGAAAAGAGTTGTTGGGGTTCTACATGAGCTTTTGAGTTTGACTCTTcacaaaaaaactaaaagaaattatttgagAAGCTTGAGAGAGGAAATGGATCTCCCTCATAAGTTCACTCGAATCTTCACCCGATATCCTGGAATTTTTTATCTCTCCTTGAAGTGTAAGACCACCACCGTTTCTCTCAAAGAAGGGTATCAACGAGGAAAGCTAGTGACCCCACATCCGTTGACATGTCTAAGGGAGAAGTTTTATCATGTCATGAAGACTGGACTGTTATACCGTGGGAGAGGCGCTGCAATGTTGGAAAAGGAGGGCATTTTGCTTAATAATACAGTTGAGGTGGTGGAGGATGGTTCAAATACTGAATCAGATGAGATAGGTGATGATGAATGTTTGGAGGATGACAACTCACGAGTAGAGGAATCTGATTCAGATTAA